The nucleotide window GCCTGCGAGGCGCTCGGCCTCGATCCGTGGGCCTGCACCACTGCGGGGACGCTCCTCGTGGCGGTCCGGCCCGGGTCGGTCGACGCGGTCGTCTCGGCGCTCAAGTCGCGCGGGACCGCCGTCGGCGTCGCCGGCCGCGTGCGGGAGGGAGAGGGCGTCGTCGTCGACGGTGAGCGGGTCGAGCCGCCGGCGGAGGACGAGTCATGGGCGGCGTACGCGGCGCTCTCGGCGGACGAGAATGTTTCCTGAATCGAGTCGATCCGACCCGCTACTACGTACGCCGCGTCGGACGTGCGTACGGGTCGGGTGAGCGGATAATTACTTGCCGAACAGGCGGAGGCCGACACCGAGCAGCGCGACGAGGCCGCCGGCGATGAACGTTCCCGGAATCGGAAGCACGAACAGGCCGATACCCAGCAGGACGACGATCGTTGAGATTCGCATCGCCGGTACTTCTCCACCTGTTCGGAAGTGAGTGACGGCCGTCCGCGGGATGACTGACGGTAGCACACCTGCCGCCGGCCCCGAGAGATCTCCATCCGATCCCCTACCCCAGTTTCCCACGTATTATACAAATATGACATAAAACCGGCGAGGAACTCGACGCGGAATCGGAGGAGATCTTCACACCCCCCGGCAGAGATCAGCCCGAACTGCCGGTGAGAGCTCAAAGAAGAGCATTCTTCGGTATTCGTCCTGGGAACTGGGTGAGTCCAACTCGACCCGGGGGTCGATCGGATCAGCGACCGGTATCGATCGCAGAGATCGGCGCTTGATGCGTCATCTGCACGCGTATCCCGAAGTCCGATTCAGTTAAGGGGAGAGGCCTCGCCGAGGAATCATAAATATAAGATGTTAGATTGGTTGGGAACTAATCCTGCTCCCTGTCATTTTCAGTCACGGGTTCGAACGGTTCGGACGGAAGCGACGTCGGCGGGGAGCCGAGAGCTAAGAGTACGTGACGTTCAGTTCGATGACGTTCACCGTCTCTTTCAGGCGCTGGGCGAGTTCGTCCTCGAGGTAGTCGCCTCGAACCCTGTTCGTCGGCCCGGAGACGCTGACGGCGCCGAGCACGCGGCCGTTGTTGCTGAGGATCGGCGCGGCGACGCAGCGCAGGCCGCGAAGCCGCTCCTCCTCGTCGAACGCCAGGCCGCTGTCGTGGATCTCGCGGAGCTCCGTGAACAACCGTTCGCGGTCGGTGATGGTGTTCGGCGTGAACTGTTTCAGGCCGTGTTCGTCGATGATCTCCTCGACCCGCTCGTCGGGGAGGTGTGCGAGGATCGCCTTCCCCAGGCCGGTACTGTGGAGCGGGACGCGCGTGCCGACGTGCGCTTCGACCCGCACCGCGTCCTCCCCGCGCGCCCGGTGCAGGTAGGAACCCCGCCCGTGTTCCTCGATCATCAGGTTCGCGAGTTCGCCCGTGGACTCCGCGAGCTTGTCGACCTCGGGGTTCGCGATCTCGAATATGTTCAGCCGCTGGCGCGCGTACGCTCCGTACTCGAGGAAGCGGATTCCCACGCGGTACGTCGAGCCGTCCTTCACGACGAGTTCCTCCTGCAGGAGCGTGCTCAGGTAGTTGTGGACGGTGCTCTTCGGCATCCCGAAGTGACGCGCGAGTTCCGTGCTCCCGGCGCCGTCCAGCTCCACGAGCGCGTCCAGCACGTCGAAGGCCGTCTCGATCGATTTCACCGCGTTCTTCGCTTCCTTCGCCATACGACCGCCTTACGTGGATCGCGGATAAGTCTTTATTCAGCTATGTAGAAGGAGTAGCCAGATAGCGGGAGGCAGTCCGCCGATAGTGAAGGAAAACTTCGAATGGTGACGAGGTCCCGGCAATCCCGAGCGGAATCCGGTAACCAACTTGATACCTTGGAGGCACTCGGTTCAGGATTGTGGAACGCATCGGCTTACAGCGGTATCTCTGTAATGGCAGGGTGAACCGTCCGCGTACGGTCGACTTTCAGTTCCGCGATCGAGGGTGCGGGATCACGTCTCCGTTCACCAATGAGGAACGATCTGCGTGAATGTGCGCTCTTTGCCCCGATTCCAACTTTCTCGACTGTACGGTGGGACATCCCCACCAGATGAGGACCGAGAGCGAATGTGAGCTCGGTGAAGTCCACATCAGGGCTCGTGAGGTGCCACGCGAAGGGAACCAGCGATTGGAAGAAAGCGGGGCGGCCAGTCAGTGATGGGTTGTAAAGACGGCTCGAATCGGGACCGCTGCCTACGGCGTTCCCCGAACAGTCACACCCACTTGTCATCCAGGTTCGGAAGTCATTCTCCGACGACACGTCGGTTCAGGTCCCGGAACCGTTTTCACCGAGACCCCTGATGTCGAACCGTCGCATGAACTACGAGCAGTTGCGGGACCCGAACGCGGAGTACACGATGCGCGACCTCTCGGCGGAGACGATGGGCATCTCCCGGAGTCGCGGCGAGCGGCGCGACGTCGAGATCACGGACGTGCAGACGGTGATCGTCGACGGCAACTACCCCTGGACGCTCGTCCGCGTCTACACCGACGCCGGCGAGGTGGGGAACGGCGAGGCGTACTGGGGCGGCGCGCTGCCGGAGATCATCGAGCGGCTGACGCCGTTCGTCGTCGGCGAGAACCCGCTCGACATCGATCGCCTCTACGAGCACATGGTCCAGAAGATGTCCGGCGAGGGCTCGATCGCGGGGAAGGACATCGCCGCCATCTCGGGGATCGAACTCGCGCTCCACGACGTGGCCGGGAAGATCCTCGACGTCCCGGCCTACCAGCTCCTCGGCGGCAAGTACCGCGACGAGGTCCGGACGTACTGCGACTGCCACACCGAGGACGAGGCCGACCCGGAGGCCTGTGCGGACGAGGCCGAGCGCGTCGTCGACGAACTCGGCTACGACGCCCTCAAGTTCGACCTCGACGTGCCGTCGGGTCACGAGAAGGACCGCGCCAACCGCCACCTCCGCGGACCGGAGATCGATCACAAGGCGGAGATCGTCCGGCGCGTCACCGAGCGCGTCGGCGACCGCGCCGACGCCGCCTTCGACTGCCACTGGGCGTTCTCGTCCGGCAGCGCCAAGCGGCTGGCGCGCGAGCTCGAGGAGTACGACGTCTGGTGGCTCGAGGACCCCGTCCCGCCGGAGAACCACGACGTCCAGCGGGAGGTGACGCAGTCGACCGCGACGCCCATCGCGGTCGGCGAGAACGTCTACCGAACCCACGGCCAGCGCAAGCTCATCACCGACCAGGCGGTCGACATCGTCGCGCCGGACGTCCCGAAGGTCGGCGGGATGCGGGAGTCGATGAAGATCGCGACGCTCGCGGACATGTTCTACGTCCCCGTCGCGATGCACAACGTCTCCTCGCCGATCGGAACGATGGCGTCCGCGCAGGTGGGCGCTGCCATCCCGAACTCGCTGGCCGTCGAGTACCACAGCTACGAACTCGGCTGGTGGGAGGACCTGGTCGAGGAGGACGACCTCATCCAGGACGGCTACATGGAGATCCCGGAGGAGCCGGGGCTCGGGCTGACGCTGGACTTCGACGCGGTCGAGGAGCACCTCGTCGAAGGGGTGGAGATGTTCGACAAGGCGTAGCTTCGTCGAGCAGGCAGTCCTCCGATTTTCCATCGACGTTTCTTGGGTCGACAGCCCCCGGCCCCAGCGGTCGGTCGAATCCGAGCGAAGCAGTCCGGTGAGTGCTCGCTTGTGATCAACGCGGTGTGATCAGAGCGGTACGTCGGAGCGGAACTCCTCGCGGCCGGAAACGCCTACGTCGAGGCGGAAGAGCGCCCCCGCCCACTCCCCCTGCGCCGGCCTGTCGTCGCCGCCGGCGCTCGTCACGTACAGTTCGTCGAGGTCCGGGCCGCCGAACGCGACGCTCGTCACCTTCTCCGCCGGAACGTCGTACCGTTCGAGTTCGGCCCCGTCCGGGTCGTAGCGGACGACGCAGCCCCCGTCCCAGCGGGCCGACCAGACGCAGTCCTCGGCGTCGACGGTCAGCCCGTCGGGCACCCCCGGCGCGTCGGACGACCGGACGAACGGTCGGCGATCCGAGACGGCGCCCGTCCCCCCGTCGTAGGCGTAGCGGTAGATCGTCCGGGCCTCGGTCTCGGTGAAGTAGAACCGGTCCCGCTCCCGGGTGAATCCCATCCCGTTCGGGATAGCGACGTCGTCCTCGATGGCGGTCGCGTTCCCGTCCGTGTCCAGACGGTACAGCGTGCCGCCGCGGTCCGACGAGGGCATCGTCCCGCAGAACACGCCGCCGAGGGGGTCGGCGATCACGTCGTTGAACCGGGTGTCCGACTCGACGGGGGTCCCGACCGTCTCGAGGTCGCCGTCGCGCCAGCGACCGACCCGCCCGCCGTCCATGAAGAGGAGGAGCGACCCGTCGCGCTGGACGGTGACGCCGCCGATGACGTCGGCCTCGTGGACGCACTCGCTCGCGTCCGCGGCCGGGTCGTACCGGAGCAGTTCGCCGGCTGTGATGTCGACCCAGTACAGGCGCTCCTCACCGGGGTGCCAGACGGGGCCCTCCCCGAGTTCGCATTCGTGATTGGTGACGCGTTCGAGCGACATGGACGGCCGAACGCGTGCCCCCGACAAATACCTGACCGTGGACGGTCCGGCGTCGTCCCGGTTGGCCGCGACGTCGCAGCCGGGAGTCGACGTGCGACGGGGAGTTCGTCGGGTAGCGCCGCTCTCCCGGTTCCTGACGAGCCCGTACGAGGACGGGCGACGTCATCCGGTTTGTAAGTACCGGTGGTTTTATCTGCATCTGGTAATACTGACAGGTCGCCATGGTAGATGATGACAATTCGCGTTCCAGTATCGAGCGGCGCAGGTACCTGAGGGGGTTGACCGTGGGGGCCGCGCTCGGACTCGCCGGCTGTTCCGGGAACACGGGCGGAAACGGTGGAAACGGCGGAAACGGCGGCGGTAATGGCGGCGGGAACGGCGGCGGCAACGGTGGGGGGATGGCGGGAACACCCTCGAGGTGCTCCACGGCTGGGCCGGGGGCGACGGCGAAGCCGCCGTCACCGCACTCATCGAGGCGTTCGAGGAGGAGCATCCCGACATGGACACGGACTTCCAGGCCGTCGGGGCCAGCGCCAACGTCAACCTGAACGCGACGATCCTGCGCCGGATGGTGAACAACAACCCGATGAGTTCGTTCGCCAACTGGCCCGGGAACAACCTCGAACGGTATCGCGATCACCTCATGGACCTGGAGTCGGACGTCTGGGAGGCCGAGGGGTACAAGGAGAACATGCAGTCCAGGGCGATCGAGCTCTGTACGTTCAACGACAAGATGCCGGCGGTGCCGCTCGGCTCCCACCG belongs to Halorarum halophilum and includes:
- a CDS encoding SMP-30/gluconolactonase/LRE family protein, yielding MSLERVTNHECELGEGPVWHPGEERLYWVDITAGELLRYDPAADASECVHEADVIGGVTVQRDGSLLLFMDGGRVGRWRDGDLETVGTPVESDTRFNDVIADPLGGVFCGTMPSSDRGGTLYRLDTDGNATAIEDDVAIPNGMGFTRERDRFYFTETEARTIYRYAYDGGTGAVSDRRPFVRSSDAPGVPDGLTVDAEDCVWSARWDGGCVVRYDPDGAELERYDVPAEKVTSVAFGGPDLDELYVTSAGGDDRPAQGEWAGALFRLDVGVSGREEFRSDVPL
- a CDS encoding mandelate racemase/muconate lactonizing enzyme family protein codes for the protein MNYEQLRDPNAEYTMRDLSAETMGISRSRGERRDVEITDVQTVIVDGNYPWTLVRVYTDAGEVGNGEAYWGGALPEIIERLTPFVVGENPLDIDRLYEHMVQKMSGEGSIAGKDIAAISGIELALHDVAGKILDVPAYQLLGGKYRDEVRTYCDCHTEDEADPEACADEAERVVDELGYDALKFDLDVPSGHEKDRANRHLRGPEIDHKAEIVRRVTERVGDRADAAFDCHWAFSSGSAKRLARELEEYDVWWLEDPVPPENHDVQREVTQSTATPIAVGENVYRTHGQRKLITDQAVDIVAPDVPKVGGMRESMKIATLADMFYVPVAMHNVSSPIGTMASAQVGAAIPNSLAVEYHSYELGWWEDLVEEDDLIQDGYMEIPEEPGLGLTLDFDAVEEHLVEGVEMFDKA
- a CDS encoding IclR family transcriptional regulator → MAKEAKNAVKSIETAFDVLDALVELDGAGSTELARHFGMPKSTVHNYLSTLLQEELVVKDGSTYRVGIRFLEYGAYARQRLNIFEIANPEVDKLAESTGELANLMIEEHGRGSYLHRARGEDAVRVEAHVGTRVPLHSTGLGKAILAHLPDERVEEIIDEHGLKQFTPNTITDRERLFTELREIHDSGLAFDEEERLRGLRCVAAPILSNNGRVLGAVSVSGPTNRVRGDYLEDELAQRLKETVNVIELNVTYS